The nucleotide window CGCGAGAGATCGGACACAAAGGGCTGACGAAGATGCATGTGGTCGGCTCGATGCATGAGCGTAAGGCGATGATGGCGGACTTGTCGGATGGGTTTATTGCGCTGCCAGGTGGATTCGGAACGTTTGAAGAATTCTGCGAAGTACTGACGTGGTCACAACTGGGGCTGCATAAGAAGCCTTGCGGGTTGCTGAATGTCGAAGGATATTATTCGCCAATGCTGGAAATGTTCGATCATGCCGTAAGTGAAGGGTTCGTGCGGGGAGAGAACCGCGGGATTGTGCTGGCACACAGTGACATTGGGAGGTTAGTCGAGATGATGGAGCGGTGGGTTCCAATAAATGGGGAGAAGTGGTTGGACGCCAAAACGAGATGATCGTGGTGCCCACATCCGCTAACAGCGGCAGATGGGGGCACGGAGAGGGGAAGAGAATACCGCGCTAAGACTCGGCGCTGCTGAATTCGTAGCGACGGATTTCCACGGCAACGGTCTGATTGTAGCCGGGGATATCGGGACGGTCTTCAGTGCGAACGACCTTACCCCAGAAGCGGACGAGCAGTGGCGGCGAGGTCATGGTGAGATCGGGGCCGAATCGCAATAGAAATTCAACCTCTTCGCCGACCGAAAGGGCACGTTTGACCCGAAAGAGCACGCCGCCGGCGCTGACGTCGAGGGTTTCGGAATCGATGTTTTGTGGGGCCGGCCAAGACCCCAGCAATTGTGTATTTAAAGTTAACGGAAAGCGGCGATGGGCACGTTTTTCGGTTTGCGAGACCATGAGGGAACTGCCGGATATGGGAGACAGGGTTTCCATAAGGATCCACATAAGTGGTGAGCAAATGGCTTTCCGTTGAATTGGCGATCTGTGAAAATCGGGCGACGGCTAACCTAAGTTGCTGCAACAACTTAGCTTGGATACCGGATTGGTTCGCGCCGGAGTGGAAAATCTGTGTGCAAGTTTTTATCTCTTATATGAAGACGATTATTCATTTCGTTTCAGAATAGCGACGCCGCGGAATTACGGGAAAGCAGGTCAGTTTGAGACGATTCGGACACTTTAGTCTGATTTTGCTGGCGAGTTTGGGCGCACTTGTGATCCTGGTGACGGTGACGCCACTGGTCTCCTGGTGGGCTGGTTGTCTTGCAAGGCCGTGGGATGATGCACGCGGCGATACGCTGATCGTGCTTTCGGGCAGCGGGAACGAACGCATCATTGGTTATGGAACCTACCTGCGGTGTCAGTACGCAATTTTTGCGTGGCAGGAAGGCGGATTCAGCCGCATCGTGGTTACGGGCAGCGGTACGGGCGAACCCGAAGCCGTGGCCATGAAACGCTTCCTGGTCGCGGAAGGAGTGCCTGAGTCAGCGATTCTCGCTGAGCCGCGAGCGACGAGTACCCGCGAAAATGCGCTGTATACGAAAGAGCTTTTGCAGGGTGGCGGTGGGAAATTGGTCCTGCTGACCAGCGACTACCATAGCTATCGTGCGACCCGAACGTTCAGGAAGGTGGGACTGAACGTCACAACGCGCCCGGTTCCGGATGTCGGGAAGAGGGCGACACGCGTTTTGAATCGGTGGCCCGGGTTTGTGGAGTTGTGTGTGGAAACGGTGAAGATCGGGTATTACAAGATGCGAGGTTGGATGTAACTCCGAAAAAGAGTCGCCCCGCTGGATAGCGGGGCGATGCGCAAACAGGCGACTTCTCAGATCGCCTGGAAACCTATCCTTTGATTCCTGAAAGGGCCTGTTTAATGGCAGCGGCATTCGGGCCGTTGGGCGCCAACTCCAGGGCCTTCTTCAAGTGCATAGTTGCCTTGTCGGGCTGTGACGTCTTGTCGTAAGTCAGACCGAGATGGTACTGCACGGTTGCATTATCGGGGGACTTCTTGGCTGCCTCCTCGAACAGATCGCGCGCGGAACCATAAACGCCCTTCAGGTAAAAGGCCCAGCCAAGCGTGTCGGCGACATTCGGGTTGTCGGGCAGTCCGCGACGTGCTGTTTGCGCAAGGCTGAGGGCTACGTCCAAGTTTCCGCCGTGGGTCATCATGAGATACGCGAGATTGTTCGCGGCCAGCGGGTAATCGGGTTTCACCTGCAGCGCCTGTTCATAAAGCTGCTGGGCTTTCTGGAAGTCTCCGCGGGATTCCTCGAGGGTTCCCAGCATGATCATCGGAATGGGATTTCGAGGATTCGCCTGGATCAGTTTTTGGTAATTTGCCGCGGCGCTATTGATATCTCCATTGCTGACGTCCATCTGCGCGATCTGCAGAATGGCGGCATTGTTATTGGGGTTGATGCTAAGCGCATGCTGGAAGGAACTCTTTGC belongs to Terriglobia bacterium and includes:
- a CDS encoding TIGR00730 family Rossman fold protein, whose amino-acid sequence is MRRICVFCGSSLGARPAYSAAAEQVGRHLADRGIGLVYGGGKIGLMGALADAALESGGEAVGVIPGHLVTREIGHKGLTKMHVVGSMHERKAMMADLSDGFIALPGGFGTFEEFCEVLTWSQLGLHKKPCGLLNVEGYYSPMLEMFDHAVSEGFVRGENRGIVLAHSDIGRLVEMMERWVPINGEKWLDAKTR
- a CDS encoding PilZ domain-containing protein — its product is METLSPISGSSLMVSQTEKRAHRRFPLTLNTQLLGSWPAPQNIDSETLDVSAGGVLFRVKRALSVGEEVEFLLRFGPDLTMTSPPLLVRFWGKVVRTEDRPDIPGYNQTVAVEIRRYEFSSAES
- a CDS encoding YdcF family protein is translated as MRRFGHFSLILLASLGALVILVTVTPLVSWWAGCLARPWDDARGDTLIVLSGSGNERIIGYGTYLRCQYAIFAWQEGGFSRIVVTGSGTGEPEAVAMKRFLVAEGVPESAILAEPRATSTRENALYTKELLQGGGGKLVLLTSDYHSYRATRTFRKVGLNVTTRPVPDVGKRATRVLNRWPGFVELCVETVKIGYYKMRGWM